The proteins below are encoded in one region of Apium graveolens cultivar Ventura chromosome 4, ASM990537v1, whole genome shotgun sequence:
- the LOC141717758 gene encoding small ribosomal subunit protein eS19x-like yields MEAAGKTVKDVSPHEFVKAYAAHLKRSGKMELPHWTDIVKTGTFKELAPYDSDWYYIRAASMARKIYLRGGLGVGAFRRIYGGSKRNGSAPPHFCKSSGGVARHILQQLQTMNIVDFDSKGGRKITSSGQRDLDQVAGRIVVVAA; encoded by the exons ATGGAGGCTGCTGGTAAGACTGTTAAAGATGTGTCACCGCACGAGTTCGTCAAGGCCTATGCTGCTCATCTCAAACGCTCCGGAAAG ATGGAGCTTCCGCATTGGACTGATATAGTAAAGACGGGTACTTTTAAGGAGCTAGCACCGTATGACAGTGATTGGTACTATATTAGAGCTG CATCAATGGCAAGGAAAATCTATTTGAGGGGAGGTCTTGGTGTCGGTGCCTTCAGGAGGATCTATGGAGGGAGCAAGAGGAATGGCAGTGCTCCACCACATTTTTGCAAGAGCAGTGGAGGTGTTGCCCGTCACATTCTTCAGCAGTTGCAAACAATGAACATTGTTGATTTTGACAGCAAGGG TGGGAGAAAAATCACATCCAGTGGACAACGCGACCTTGATCAAGTTGCTGGAAGGATTGTTGTTGTTGCAGCTTGA